From Solanum stenotomum isolate F172 chromosome 2, ASM1918654v1, whole genome shotgun sequence:
GCAGGTTGGGAAACAAGAGAAATAGGCACAAAAGTTGTTGTACATGAAGTGAAGTTGGGCCCGAGCACAAAAGCACGAAAGATAAAGTAGCAAAAGATCAAAAGAAAGTTCAAAATGAGAAGATCCTAGCCTCGTGCCCTCTCCGCGGGAACTATTTATTCCCACATTGATGATGCTAAGACAGAGGACAATGTATCCTCTCCGCATCGTGGAGATGAAGAGTTCAAGAAAATCTGAATTCACAAGCACTTGTGCGTCGCGAACCTAGGGCCTAATTTTCTACCGACTTTTCCCAAACTAGAAATAGACttggattttattattttaattactaTTTTCTGGATTTTGGATAACGACGACTTAGAGAAcgtttttcttcattttcaggGTTCACTCCTACTCTTTACTTTAATCGATTTCtcgtataaatattaaattcttgAAGATTGAGAATCACATTAGGAGTAGTTAAATTTCCTTGTTCTAGGGCTGTGGCTAAATGATGattgtatattattgaatttgatGGATTGAAATTGGTTATCACATAAATTACTCTTTTATTCTTGATTTAGTATTTCGTGACTAACCACAATTTAAATAAATGAATTCTCTTAATTGAATTCGGGAGAGGAATAGGAGGATAGAACGTGGGACAAAAGGAACATGAATTTCTCTAGAATTAGTtgatttgtatctaggatagggatatacctagagACCTTGTTTGGTTGATAAACAGGATGAGTTgataaacaaaatgaaaacGTAATGCTCGGTAATTGGTTCAGTCTATCCTCGCTCCACGATATAGTTACACTGCCAATTGCGATAGGTGATTAGAGGTTGagagaccatgatcatacatttaacctTGTAAATCAGTGATTTGATAATCAATTGAAGTCCATTAAAGGAAATAGTATTCATGAATTCAAAGAAGGATGCACCCCTGAAATTTTTCAAGTCATTGTTTTAACTCCAACTTGAAATTGAATCATATTAGTTAGTTTAGTTTACTTTGAATAATCGATACTTTAATTAGAATCATTCATCAACCTTTTCGGGAACACTTGCTTTGAATTACAGCTACTGGAAAAATCAAATATCATCTAATCTTGAGTCTCTGGGGGTATGATATGACTCTTAAAAAGGGCTACTTTATTACTTGCATGACCACATACACTTGTGTGTGCTTTTGGACGCAACAAGTCACACCTGGAAGGACTTGTACAAGCCAGGTAATGGCTTAGGAAAAACTTGTCCTCTCTTCTTCTTGGTTCCTTTCTTAGATTCATCCTCCTTGATAGGGTCATAACTTAGACCATACTTGCGATGTTTCTTTGGAATTTGAATCGGCTCGACAATACTATCGAGGTTCTTACCCAATCTGAAGCCAGATTTGAAACCATTCCTCAACATACTCATAGCCAAAAATTTGTATACATGTGGCGTCGACATTTGCAGGGCCAAGTCTTCATGGGTAGCATTTACTATTTCAATAGTGTAGAAATATGTCCCTCTTGAAATATTCTAGTCCTAGATCATTGGTACATAGCCATTTTGGTGGGTCAAGCGACTCCTCTATCCTTGTTTCATAGCagaactttaatttttttcttgtgtaCTAgcataaaaaagaagaagaagactagtttgtactttttttggttttttcctcGGTGTTCGCTATCAATATTGGAGtacaattaaattcaaattcgcACAAAAAAAACCACACTGAGGATAAAACACTTTCTAACAAAACCGAGTCCGTATctaaagaaatttaaattcGAGACTTCTTAATTAAAGCAAAATAAATACTTACCACCTAGCCACAATTAATAGATTAGTTTGTACTTGGTAGTACTAGTAGCACCACAATTGACATAGGTGACGTTAAATGAGTAGGTAGCAAAGAGTAGGAGGACCCCATCTTCACCCAACACCACCATTGCTATCTCACCTACCCAAAATCGCTTAGCAGCCATTGCTTACCATACAATATATACACCTAcaattttcaacatatacacATACACATAGCCCAccaattttgtttgttgtaATAAGCAGGAAGGTCAAAACGGCGACGAAAAATGGCGTCTTTTGTACCTACCAAACAATTTCTCGGAGCTCCGTCGTCCTCCGATATCGGATCCTCTCGTCTTGGATCTCTTCAGCTACCTTCTAAGCTCTCATCTTCCAACTTTCATGTCCCATCTCGTCCATCACACCCCAAACGCCTAGGTACTGAAATTTCCAAttcaatttgaaaatttaagaaTCAAGTTAAGGTGTTTACCGTAATTGTTTCAGTTGCTGATCTTCATAAGTTGAAGTGgatttatttgtattatttattgtgCTTAgatatttgtttaatttgattgatttatcTATTTCTTTGCTATTTTTCATCCAGAGCAGTAAGCTTGATTTTACATGTACAAGATTAGCTATGTTGTAGTTCTGCTTCGGTTTTGTTATAATTGTATTTCTGCCTGGGTTTCTGTATTTAAGACCATAACTGGAGCTAAGAATCGTTTTCCTTGTTTAGAAGATGGCGTTGAAAATGATTTTATGATTTACATTGACTTTTATATTCTTAGTTATGAGGCTGAAAATGTTAACTTGATTAATCTCGTCGTTCGTGTTGATCGagtaaatgagaaaaataatcatAGTTCCATGAATAGCAGAAACTTGTTTACATgtaaatctatttatttttcttacctcAAATGCATACACAAAATAAAACTCTAGGAAATGGATTTTGATTCTAGTAACTGTCTCTTCTTAGATATGGTAGACCCTATTTCTCAGTCGTTTGAACTGAAGTAATTCCTGAGTCAAGCTAGTGTCAAGTACCCATTTAATACTCACACATATCTAGCCTTTATTTTCCTATGGACTATGTGAAGTGGTAAGGTTAGGATGCAAGCTTTGGGTTTATGATCTCAGGAAATAGAGTATTTCACTTATAATTGTATGGGCACTTCTACTCTAACCATCTTGTTGAAAGAACTATTATGGTCCTGATCCGACCAATAGTTATGCTCTGCCTTATTTTACACCAGATTTTCTCGTATTCATTTTTATTGAGTTTAGTCGTGCCAGaaacaagaaacaaaaagagaagGTAAAGTGAAAAATGATCGGGTTCAGGAAAAAATTTCTCTCTGTCTATATTGCTTTTCAGCTGATTTTTTCTAGTTCTGGGAAATAATGAATTGGAAATCATGTGCTTTCTTGTTAAAGTCTTGCTCTTGAATGAGTTTATAGAGGCCTATAAATATGCCTATTATCTTATTTAAGCACTATTTGGTGCACTTGGAATATTATTCATGTTCTCTTGAGAATATTATTCTTGTTAAATGAAGTTGATAAGGTGCGTCTGGAAACACAGATAATACCAACATTCTTTGGTAATTGTTGTCCTTCGCCACGTGGAAAGACAAACTTAAATATCCTTTGCATCCTTGACTTGCTTGCTGCTAAATAGAGTTAAAGTTGGTTAGAAACTTAATTCTCTCTGCTTGTGTACCTGCAGAGATACAGGCTGCTGGTAGTACATTTGGAAATTACTTCCGCGTAACAACTTTTGGAGAATCTCATGGTGGTGGAGTTGGTTGTATTATTGATGGATGTCCCCCCCGTCTCCCACTTTCTGAATCTGATATGCAGGTGGAACTTGACAGGAGGTATTTCCTTCCTTGTCTCCAGCTATTTTTCTATGGAATTAATGTCATCAACACCATATTGATAGCAACATCAGATACCAGGATAAACTTTTGACATTTTGGCAGTCTTATCTAGAAAAAGGCTAATTGAACAAGTAGTCTTTGGGATTACTaagatttcattatttttcgCTCAtcttaaattgtttaaaaaactTTGTCATCCAGGAGGCCAGGTCAAAGCCGGATTACCACACCTAGGAAAGAGACCGACACTTGCAAAATTTCATCAGGCACTGCAGATGGTTAGTTTTCTGATCTAGTTTGTTTTAGCCTTTGTCTTCTACCAGATTCCTCTCATGGACTAGGCCATTGGCGTTTAGAATTCTTTTGAACTCAGTATCGGGCGTTCATTTACTGCAGGGCTGACTACTGGATCTCCAATCAAGGTTGAAGTACCTAACACTGATCAGAGAGGAAATGTAAGTATGGTCTTTACCTTTGTGAGACTTTCTGTGTGTCAAATAACACAAGAAAAGTGAACCAGGAAGTTTAGCTCTTAAAATGATTTAGATTCCACTACTCGTTTTTAACTCATTGTCAGTTTGTTGCTTTGGTATGCGTTACTTCATTGCGATGAACACAATTATCCAAGCTAAGCTTAGGTTTATCTTGCTTGGCAATTTCATATAGCTGACTATGTTCACAGATGAGTCATTCCTATTCTTGACTcgtcaaattaatttttttgtgggcACAATGGAGAGACATCATGGTGATGAGGCAAGTTGTCTGTGGTGTTAATTCAGTGGTGGAATTTGTCACATGAGAGTCTAAAGGATTTGCAAATGCTATGTGGACTTATGTGTGCTTAAATTATAACTACTTCGAGTTGAAACCTAAAGTATGTGAATTTCGCACAATGTCGTGATAAATCCAAGAATAATTGAGTGAAAAAGCAAATTTTCAGCCTGCTCTGAGTATATTTTGTATGTTAATTGCATTTGAGCTTTTGCCAGTTGATGCTGAATATTCTTTTCTCCCATACTTATTGgattaattattttgtgttgGATTACCAGGACTACAGTGAAATGTCGCTTGCTTACAGGCCATCTCATGCAGATGCCACTTATGACTTCAAGTATGGAGTGAGATCTGTACAGGTAATTCATGATAAATCTAATTATAAAAATCTTCGATATCCTAATATGTGTAGTTTTTTCTAGTTCTAGCTCTTATTATTTCTCAAGTTCTTATTACCGGCATCTTTATGTAGGGGGGTGGTAGATCATCTGCAAGAGAGACCATTGGGAGAGTTGCTGCTGGAGCAGTTGCTAAGAAAATTCTCAAACTCTATTCTGGAGCTGAGGTATGGTTACTCTGTTGGTTTAGGATCCCATAGCTAAAATTTAGCTGTATTTGCTATTATATCAAAGTGATATGTAAAACCTCCCTCTGTGGTGCTCATTTGGGAATAACAAAGCTTCACAGTGATGATATTTGAGGCATTTCAATGCATTCAAACCTGCCCCACATCCCTGTTCTTCTAAAACTAAAGATTCAGAACCTTTAGTTTTAGCTAACTTTTGGGATTAATAACCcattaattatttggcaagaTCTCCTTTCTTTACCGGGAAGAACTTAGCTTTTTAGCGCTTATATTCCATACTGCAGGTTCTTGCTTATGTTTCTCAAGTTCACCAAGTTGTACTTCCTGAGGATTTGATTGATCATCAGAATGTGACTCTAGAGCAGGTATATGTCACATCAGAAATGTATTTCAATTCTATATTCTTACCGAAAATAAGAAAGATGAAGAATTTATTCATGCTGTGGCAGTTTGTAGAATAGTGTCGAAACCATCATGTAACAGTTGGTTTCAGTTGCGAAACTTTTTAGGTTCTGGAAGAAACAAATTCGATATATTATTTATCAATCTTT
This genomic window contains:
- the LOC125854871 gene encoding chorismate synthase 1, chloroplastic — protein: MASFVPTKQFLGAPSSSDIGSSRLGSLQLPSKLSSSNFHVPSRPSHPKRLEIQAAGSTFGNYFRVTTFGESHGGGVGCIIDGCPPRLPLSESDMQVELDRRRPGQSRITTPRKETDTCKISSGTADGLTTGSPIKVEVPNTDQRGNDYSEMSLAYRPSHADATYDFKYGVRSVQGGGRSSARETIGRVAAGAVAKKILKLYSGAEVLAYVSQVHQVVLPEDLIDHQNVTLEQIESNIVRCPDPEYAEKMIAAIDAVRVRGDSVGGVVTCIVRNLPRGLGTPVFDKLEAELAKACMSLPATKGFEFGSGFAGTFMTGSEHNDEFYMDEHGRIRTRTNRSGGIQGGISNGEVINMRIGFKPTSTISRKQQTVTRDKHETELIARGRHDPCVVPRAVPMVEAMVALVLVDQLMAQYSQCMMFPINPELQEPLQSSTPESAEVTL